The genomic DNA AAGCGGGCGTGGAGGGCCAGCGCATGGCGATCGACGACGGCCGCATCGGCACGGGCGAGGCCATGTACCGCTACAACCTCGGCTTGCTCGCCAAGGCGGGACCCTTGATTGCCCAGGAGAAACTGCGTCCCTACGTGGGCGCGGGCGCGGGCGTGAGCTACCTCAACGCCACGAGCGGAGCGGAAAGCCTCTACCGCAATGACTTCGTCACCGAGGTGCCCATCGCCGCCGGTCTGGACTACCGGTTCAGCGACACCGTCTTCGCCGGCGCCCGGGCGTCCTACCGCGTGCTCTTCGGCGAGGAGTTCGCCAACGCGGCCAATGCCCTGACGACGGGCGACTCCAACGGCAACCTGCTCAACATCACCGCGACGCTGGGCGGCCGCTTCTAGCGCTTCGGGACTCCTCCGCCTCCCCCCGTGGGACCCCGAGGGGAGCGCGGAGCGTGCTCACAGCGCGCAGCGCGCGAGCAGGGTCTCCGGGTTGGGATCCTTCTCCCACTGCTCCAACACCCGCTGCCCTGGAGACTTCTTGGAAGCGGCCACCTCGGCGAGGACATCGAGCAGGGGCGCGTCCGCGGCGTCCAGACGCTCCAGACCCCGGCGGGCGATGGCCACCATCTCTCCCGCCAGCCGGTGCAACTCCTGATTGCCGAGCCGTCCGGCCAGACCCTCGCGACGCGCGGTGTCATGGAAGGCGAGGTGATCCGCCAGGGACAGGGCGGGCAACAGCCGTCCGGCCTCGTCCAGCGCGGTCCGGTCGTACAGCAGGCCGCGCCACAAGGCCGCGAGCGCCCCCGTCATCTCCGCGGAGACACAATCCGCGCCGCGCACCTCGACGATCTTCTTGAGGCGCACCTCGGGAAACAGCGTGGACAGGTGATCCGTCCAGTCCGTCAGGTCCGCCGGCACTCCCTCGAACCCCTCCTGGATGAACCGCCGGAAGGTCATCTTCGGGCGCAGGTACTCGCCGTGCCGGCGCAGGAAGAGGATGGGCGCGTCCAGGGCCCAGTTCACATACGACTGATAGGAGAACGAGCCATCGAAGAAGGACGGCAGATAGCCACAGCGCGTGGGGTCCACCTCGTCCCAGACGCGGCTGCGGAAGGACAGGTAGCCCGAGGGCTTGCCGTTGCGCAGCGGGCTGTTGGCGTAGAGCGAGATGAGCAGGGGTGTGAGCCGCGCGATGAGCACGGTCTTGCGCACACAGTCCGCCTCGTCCTCCCAGTCGAGCGACACCTGCCCGGTGGAGGTCATCAACATCATGTGGTGGGCCAGGGCACCGCGCTCGGGCAGGGACTGACGCATGGCGCCATAGCGGGACTTGGGCATCCACGACACGTCGTCGGTGAGACCGAAGGGGCGATATCCCAGGGCCACCAACTGGAGACCCAGGGAAGCCGCCGCCGCCTTCACCTCGGCCAGGTGGGCGAGATTCTCCGCATGGGCCTCGCGCGCGGTGACGAAGGGAGAGCCAGACAATTCGAACTGGCCCCCGGGCTCCAGGGAGATGGTGAGCATGCCCTTCTGCAGGGCGATGACCGGCGAGGAGGGCGTCTCCCGGAAGGGCTCGTATCCGCCCGGGGTGAGCTTCTCCAGCAGCGCCCCGATTCCCGAGGGGCCCTCGTAGGGCACGGCCCGCGCGCCCTTCACCGGATAGACGAATTTTTCGTGCTCGAGCCCCAGCCGGTGTTGGGCACGGGGCTTTTCGGCGGACCGGAAACCAGCCAGGAGCACGTCGGGGGAGGTGATCGCCTCGGAGGCGGTGCGCTTGAGGTCGAGGGACATGGCCGCCCTATATAACGGTCGTTGACCGGGCCGCTGGCATTTGCGCATCGTCCCGGGAATGACCGCCCCTTCGCCGGTGCCCCCCTTCTCCGCCCGGTCCTCCCCCTCGGACTTCTTCCAGGGAGTGGGCCTCATCTTCCGGGCCTGGGGGCTCATCTTCCGCACCCCCCGGCTGCTGCGCCTGTCGGCCCTGTGCGCCCTGGTCACCCTGGTCAGCCTGGTGGGTCTCGGGATGCTGTTGTGGACCCAGCTCCCCGATTGGCTGGGCGCGGTGTGGTCCCGGCCCGAGCCCTGGTGGGGGCGCGCCGTGTGGACGCTGGTGCTCGTCATCCTCGGGGTGGTGGGCTTCGTGGTGGGGGCCAACGTGGGGCTGCCGCTGGTGCTGGCGCCGTTGCAGGATCCCCTGTCCGAAATCACCGAGGAGCTGTGCGGGAACTACGCCTCGCCCTCCTTCCGGGCGGGCGCCTTCCTGCGAGGCCTGGCCGTGAGCCTGGCGCATACCCTGGCGCGCCTCTGCTTTTTCCTCGTGGGACTGGCCGTGCTGCTGCCACTGAACCTGATCCCCGGGGTGGGCAACGTGGTGTGGGTGGTGCTGAGCATGGTGTGGACGATGCTCTGGCTGGCCGGAGAGCACCTGGCCGCGCCCATGACGCGCCACCTGTACCCCTTCGCCCAGGTGCGCCAGACCCTGCGCCAGCGCTGGCCGCTGTGCCTGGGCTTCGGCGCGGGCGTCCACGTCCTGCTGTGGGTGCCCATCCTCAATAGTTTCTTCCTGCCGGTGGCCGTCGTCGGGGGTACCCTCCTGTACAGGGGCCTGCTCGCCGTGGGGAGCGTCCCCCCCGCGCCCGACGGGAAATAATCACCCCTCCCGGCTGTCTGGGTCATGAAAGCCCCGGCGCGGGAACGCGGCGTGCGCTCGTGGTGTTGTCCAACACTGCGAGAGGACGTGCGCTTGAAGCACCAGGGGTCCGTGATTAGGCTTGCCCGGTTGCTCCGGCATCTCGTTGTTTCCTCCAACTCCTCGATTTGACTCGGGTTTTCACGCATCACCCCGGGGCCACGGGCCCTGACCTGGACGAACCATGCCGCGAATCTTTCGCCGGATCACCGCCGTCGCCGTTCTGCTGGGAGCCTGGGCCCTCGTGGGCGGAAACCGGGCCCCCATGCCCCTGACCCTCGGAGTGGCGGAGGCCGGCCAGACGGCCACGGACACCTCCTCCGACACCGGGGAGAAGAAGAACGAGCTGTCCTCCCTGCGCGTCTTCACCAAGGTCATCCTCTATGTGAAGGAGAACTACGTCGACCCCAAGCGCGTGCGGCCCAAGGAGATGATGATCGCCGCGCTGGAGTACGTGGAGAAGAGCGTGCCGGAGGTGCTCGTGGACGGCAACGCCGAGACGGGCAAGCTCAACGTCAACGTGAACGGCAAGCCGCGGGAGTTCGACATCGGCCACGTGGACTCGCTCTGGAAGATGTCCTTCACGCTCAAGGACGTCTTCGACTTCATCGGCAAGAACATGCGCTCCACGGATGGCAAGCGCGCCCTGGAGGACACGCGGGACATCGAGTACGCGGCCGTCAACGGCATGCTCTCCACCCTGGATCCGCACTCGGTGCTGCTGCGCCCCGAGGTCTACCGGGAGATGAAGCTGTCGACGAAGGGCGAGTTCGGCGGCCTGGGCTTCGTCATCCAGATGCGCGAGGGCAACCTCACCGTCATGAAGGTGCTGCCCAAGACGCCGGCGCACCGCGCGGGCATCATGAAGGACGATCAGATCAAGAAGATCGGCGAGGAGTCCACCGTCAGCATGGACCTCAACGAGGCCGTGTCCAAGCTGCGGGGCCCCGTGGACAGCCGCATCACCATCACCGTGGAGCGCAAGGGCTGGGACAAGCCGCGCGCCATGACGCTCGCGCGCGGGATGATCTCCATCGACAGCGTGCAGTCCAAGCTGCTGGCCGGCAACGTGGGCTACGTGCGGCTCAAGAACTTCCAGGGCAACACCACGCGCGACCTGCAGGCGGCGCTCGCGGAGATGCGCAAGCAGACCGAGTCCAAGGGCGGGCTCAAGGGCGTGGTGCTCGACATGCGCGGCAACCCGGGCGGCCTCCTCGAGCAGGCCATCCAGGTGTCCGACACCTTCGTGTCCGAGGGCACCATCGTCTCCACCGTGGGCCTGTCCGACAAGCTGCGCGAGGAGAAGCGCGCCCACGCCGACCCGGGCGAGGAGTCCTATCCGGTGGCGGTGCTGGTGAACGCGGGCAGCGCCTCGGCCTCGGAGATCGTCGCCGGCGCGCTCAAGAACCTCGATCGCGCGGTCATCATCGGCCGGCAGACGTTCGGCAAGGGCAGCGTGCAGGTGCTCTACGACTTCCCGGACGACAGCGCGCTCAAGCTGACCATCGCCAAGTACCTCACCCCGGGTGACGTCTCCATCCAGGAAGTGGGCATCGTGCCGGACATCGAGCTCGTCCCCTCCGCCGTCACCGACGAGCGCGTGGTGGTGTTCGCTCCCCGCAAGACCATTGGCGAGGCGGACCTGGATCAGCACTTCGGCAACCCCAACTCGGACTCGGTGGCCAAGAAGCGCGAGGACGTGCTCGGCCGCGAGAAGCCGCTGGAGACGGTGCGCTACCTCAAGGTGGACCAGAAGGACCTGCAGGCCATCGCCAAGAAGCAGGAGGACGCCGCCAAGGCCCCCGCCACCGCCGTCAAGGAGGACCCCAAGCAGCACGCGGGCAGCCACCTGCTGGACGTGAACTCGGTGGGCTCCAGCGAGGAGCTGGACGATCAGCTCGACGCGGAGAGCCAGGATGACGTGAAGGAGGACTTCGAGGTGCAGTTCGCCCGCGACTACGTCCTCCAGGTGCCCTACACGAACCGCCGCCAGATGCTGCAGAAGGGCAAGGCCTTCGTGGAGAAGAAGATGGCCGAGGAGCAGCAGCGCATCGACGCCGCCATCTCCGCCCTCGGGGTGGACTGGAGCGCGGGCCCCACGCCCAAGGACGTGAAGCTCGCCGCCACGTTCAGCCCCGGGCAGGATCAGAAGATCGCCGCGGGCGAGACCTTCGACATGGCCGTCACCGCCGAGAACAAGGGCAGCGAGACCCTCAAGCGCGTGCGCGCCTGGACCGAGAGCGAGAACTACTACCTGGACCGCCGCGAGTTCCTCATCGGCAGCCTGGCCCCGGGCGAGAAGAAGACCTGGAAGGTGAAGGTGCGCCTGCCCAAGGATCTGGTCTCGCGCCGCGACGACGTGACGGTGAAGCTGCTGGACGACAACGGGCCCCTGCCCGGCACGGTCGTCAGCGAGCTGAGCTTCACGGAGCTGCCGCGCCCCGCCTTCGCCTTCAACTGGCAGGTGGTGGATGACTGCGCCACGTGCAACCGCGACGGCATCGCCCAGCGGGGCGAGGACGTCAGCCTGGTGCTGGACGTGACGAACACCGGCAAGGGCAAGGCGCTCGACTCGTTCGCGCAGATCAAGAACGTGGGCGAGCCGAACATCTTCATCGAGAAGGGCCGCTTCAAGATCGGAGAGATCGGCCCGGGCGAGACGAAGACGGCGCGCTTCCAGCTCGCGGTGAAGAAGGGCCTCAAGGACGACCACTTCCCGCTCAAGCTCACCATCATCGACGAGCCGCTCGAGGAGTTCGCCGTGGAGAAGCTGGATCTGCCGGTGTCGGACACCGCGCCGGTCAAGCTCGACGCCAAGAAGGGCCTGGTGAAGGTGGCGGAGAAGGCCGAGCTGTTGGCCGAGCCTCGGGCGGATGCCCCCGTGATCGCCCGGCTGCCGCGCCCGGCGACGATGAACATCGAGGCCGCCAACAAGGGCTTCTACCGGGTGGAGCTGGACAAGGATCGCTTCGCCTTCGTGCGCGCCCAGGAGGCCCACGAGACGCGGGGCAAGCCCAACACCGCGCAGGACCTCACCTACCAGGCGCGCCGCTCGCCGCCGGAGATCAAGCTCGACGTGGACCCGGGCCAGGGCGGACTGGTGGCCACTGGCGACCGCTACACCCTGAGCGGAGAGGTGGATGACGCGCAGGGCCTGCTGGACATGTACATCCTGGTGAACGACCAGAAGGTCTACTTCCAGGCCGTGGACACCACCAAGGCCAAGGCGAACGCGCCCCAGCGGCTCAAGTTCTCCACGGACTTCGCCCTCAAGGAGGGCAACAACAGCGTCCTGGTGGTGGCGCGCGAGAGCACCGACTTCGCCAGCCGCCGCACCCTGGTCATCCGCCGCCGTCCGGCCGAGGTGGCCCAGAAGCTCTCGGCGCCGGCCCAGGCCAGCAAGCCGATGAAGTCCGCCACGCCGTAAGGCATTGAACAGGCCCTCGCGCCTGTCCCCGGGCGGCTTTCGTCGGGTCCACCCGGACCCCGCGGAAGCCGCCCGTTTTATTGACGCTCCGCGCGCGCGCACGCTAGCGTCGCCTCCGTTCGGCGCCGTCGCCAGCACGTGCGCCTCGGGAGGCGGTTGTGAGGATGCGGACGTTCAGCCGGTGGATGGCTCTCGCGGTGCTGGTGGGTGGCCCCGCCGCGTATGCGGATCGCAATGACATCGTGCTGTCACAGCTCGGGAATCCGAAGACGAGCGCCACCGCGAATGGCGACTTCAAGGCCTTCTCGCGCACGCTCGCGGCGGTGATGACGTCGACGAGCCTGACGCCCCCGAAGTCCCTGGGGCACGCGGGCATCGCCGTCAACGCGGAGCTGGGCGTGGTGGGCCTGCCCGACGACGTGTTCATGCCCACCGAGCGTCCTCAGATGAGCACCGTGCTCGTGCCCTCCATCCACGTGCGCAAGGGACTGCCCTTCTCCATCGACCTGGGCGCCCGCGTGGGGTGGCTCGATCGCAGCAGCATGTTCGCCGCCACGGGGGAGATCCGCTGGGCCGTCAACGAGGGCTTCATCGCGTGGCTGCCGGACATCGCCCTACGCCTGCACGCCACGCAGCTGCTCAACACGCGCAACCTGCACCTGACGGCCACGGGCCTGGACGCGAGCGTGGGCAAGCAGTTCCCGCTCGGCGGCATGGTCACCATCACCCCTTACGGCGGCATCGACATGACGGGCGTGAGTTCGCGCTCGGACGTCGTCGCGTTCGGCCCGGTGACGGGAGATCTCTCCGACCCCGAGCAGAAAAACCCATCGTTCCAGAACCTCGCCGCCTACGAGCCGTTGAAGGCCTGGAGCAACTTCAACACCCGCTTCTACGCGGGTGGGCGCTTCATCGGCGGCGCGCTGCAGATCGGCGCCGAGGTGTCCCTGGCCACCGTGGGCACCGTGGACCTGCGCACCAGCAACACCGACATCAAAGCCGACGGCACGAAGGAGACCACCAAAGGCGTGCTGCCCGCGGTGCTCGCCTTCAACGCCACGCTCGGCCTGGACTTCTAGAGCAGGGCCTCGCGCAGGGCGCGGGGGGTGTTGGTGATGAGGTAGGACACCCCCATCTCCCGGAGTTCGCGCGCGCGCTGGGCATCATCCACCGTCCACACCGCCACGCGCAGCCCCCGGTGGAGCCAGCCTTCCACGCGCTCGGGCGTGCACTGCTCGTGGAAGGGGTGCACCGAGTGCGAGGAGACGAGCGGCGTCACGGCATGGGCCTGGATGCCCCACCGCTTGTCCGGATCGATGAGGAAGCCGCGGCGCAGCGAGGGCGCGGCGGCGGCCATGCGGAAGAGGCACAGCGGATTGAAGCTGGAGATGACCACCCGGTCCGCCAGCTGCCGATCCTCCACGAGCCGCGCCACCTTGTGGGCGAGGCCCCCGTCCTCGAAGTGGTCGCACTTGAGCTCGATGTTGACGAGGAAGTGCGCGGGCAGCGCGTCCAGCACGTCCTCCAGGAGGGGAATGCGCGCGGGGGCGAAGCCGAGCCGGCTGCCCACGTCCGCCCGCTGGAGCTTCCACCAGGGCGTGGTGCGCACCTCCCAGGGCAGGCCCGCGAGCCGGTCCAGGAAGTCGTCATGGCACACCACCACCTCGCCGGAGCCACACACCATGGCATCCAGCTCCACCCCGTCAGCCCCCTGGGCCACGGCCTCCTGGAAGGCGTCGAGGGTGTTCTCGGGGGCATCGGCGCTGGCACCTCGGTGGGCGAGCAGGAGCATGCGCCCAGTGTGCGACAGGCCGCCGCCGGGAGCGAGCGTCCCGTCGTGCCCCGTCCAGGGTCCGACACGCGGCTTGCCTCCCTCCGGGCATTGCCGCATTGTGCGCCGCATGTTGGGACTGCGGCCCGGAGAACTCCTGTTCATCGGCTTCATCCTGGTGGTGGTGTTCTCCGCCGCCCGGATGGGCCAGCTCGGCAATGCCGTGGGCCGGTTCGTCTACTCGTTCAAGAAGGCCTCCAAGGGCGGAGACCTGGTGGACGCCAAGACGCTGCCCCGGGCCCGGCGTGGCCAGGACGTGACGGACGCCGACTACACCGACCCCGGTTCCAAGAGGAGCTGAGCCCCCCTACCCCGCCAACAACCGGGAGGCCTGCTCGCGCAGCGACGGGTGCACGGACGAGTCCGCGGCCAGCTCGGCCAGGTCGTTCGCGTTGAGCAGGGGGACGATCTTCACCCCCACCTCGGGCGGCAGGTACGGATTGAAGACGAGCGCGCGGCGCACCGCGTGGCGCGAGGACCAGCGCGTCGCCTTCCAGATTTCCACCAGGGGCTCGGGCCGGGCCGGACGGCGCGCCGCCATGCGCACCACGAGCGCCTCGGTGAGCCGGGGGTTGAGCAGCGCGTTGCGCACCACCGAGGGGTCGCTCACCGTCGCCAGCCGCGTGAGCACGTCGGGATCCCGCGTGAGCCGGGCCTGCTGCTTGATGTGTCCCAGGGACTGGGTGAAGGCCTTGGCGTCCGCCCGGGCCGCCGCGCCCTCGTCGAACTCCTTGCGCGCGGGCGCCGTCTCGAAGAGGTCCGCCACGGACTCCAGGGACTGCACCTCCGCCATGCGGCGCATTGAGTCCGCGTAGGGAATGCTCGCGGCCTCCTGGCCGAGCGCCGCCACGAAGGCGGAGAGCACGCAGGTGGCGGGCTCCCACCCTCCGCGCGCGAGCTGGAGGATGTGGTGGAGCAGCTCGTTGGAATCGAGCGGATCCCACCGGGCGAGCTCGCGGGCGGCGGCCTTGCGGACGATCTCCGTGCTCCCGCTCAGGGCGTGGAGCCGGCGGATGACGGTCTTGGCCTCCTCACGGCTGGGCATCGCCGACGATTCCCTCCTGGGGCCCTCCCGCGGCGGTCGCCCCATCTCGCGGCGTGAGCGTGACCTCGAGCCGGAAGTTCGCCAGGTCCGGGGGGTACTCGTGGAAGAAGACGACGAAGGGCACGCGCGCCCCCGGCGCCACTTCCTTGGAGGCCGCGTCCAGGCGCGAGCGCAGCGCCTCGGCGTCCTCGGTGCTCCGCACGGCGTTGAACTCCTCGGGATTGGGCACGGAACCCGCGAGCCCCTCCGCGGACTTCACCCGCTGCGTCCCGTCATACAGCGAGACGGTCACCGCCACCCGCATGGGCGAGGTGCCACGGTTCTCCACCTCGCCCCGGACGAAGAAGAGGGGCTGGGCCCCCTGCGTCTCGTAGAGGCCGTTGGACATCTCCTTGGCCACCAGGGGCCGGGTGGGAGACACCACCTCGCGCAGCCGCTCGGGAGTCAGGTCGGACAGCTCCACCCGGCCCTCGTTCATCGAGGCCAGGCCCACGGCGACCAGCGAGACCACCAGGACGGCCACCACCACGAGCTGCACGGCCGCCGTGGCGAGCCGCTGCACCAACCTCGAACCCGTGCGCTCCCCTCCGTCCTTCTTCACCACGGGCGCGGCGATCACCGGCGGGGGAGCGGCGGGAGGCGCGGGCACCGCCGGCGGCAGGTCGGGGAGGATTTCCCGGCTCGGCGCGGCGGCGTCCCCCTCGCGGAAGTCGGGGAACGGAGAGGGCGCGGCGCCTCCCGGAGCGGCGGACGCGGGAGCCCCCCAGTCCGGAATGCCCGAGGGCGCAGCCTGCTGCGGCGCCCCCCAGTCCGGAATGCCCGAGGGCGCAGCCTGCTGCGGAGCCCCCCAGTCCGGAATGCCCGAGGGCATGGCCTGCGCGGGCTCAGGAGGAGGCAGCGACGCCGTGGGATCGAACGCGGCGAATGGATTGTCGTCGAACGCCGCCACCTCGGCCGGCACGGGGACCGGAAGAGGTGCCGCGCTCCGAGCGACAGGCGCGGGTGGAGCGGGCGGAGGTGGAGCGGGCGCCGGCCTGGGCGCGGGGGCCGGCTTGGGCACGGGGGCCGGAGCGGGCGGAGGCTCGAACGAGACGAACGGGTTGTTGCCCTCGAGCCCCTCCATCTCCTCATAGACGGGAGCCGGAGCCGGAGGCAGTGAGAACGGATCCTCCGAGGCGAACGCCGCCGGAGCACCCCCCACCGCGCGGGCGGGCGCGGGAGCATCATCCGGAGGCAGCGAGAAGGGATCCGCCGCGTCGAACGCCGCCGGAGCTGGCTCGAACGCGAGGGGCGCGCTGGCGCGCTGCGGGACGGGCGCCGGAGCCGGAGGCGCGCTTCGGACTGGAGCCGGGGCCGGAGCGGCGGGCTTGGGCACCGGAGCCGGCACGCGGACGGGAGCCACCGGCGCCACGCTCGCGGGTGCCGCGCTCCGAGGCGCCGTCGGCACGGGGGTCCGCGCCGGAGCGGGCGCGGCCGGCTTGGGCACGGGAACCGGCCGGGGGGCGGGCTTGGGCGCCTCCTCCACCGTGGCGAAGGGATTGCTCTCGTCGAAGGACAGGGAGAGCGCCGGCGTCAGGGGCCGGGCGGGCTCCTGGACCCCGCCCAGCGCGAGCGCCCCCACGGGCGCATGGGGCACGGGGCTCTTGGCGGATTGCTGAAGCGCTTCAGCGGGCGAGGCGGGCGCCTCCCCCATGAACTCCATCAGCGGATCCAGGTCGATCGTCGCCGGAGTCCGCGGAGATTCCAGGTGGGCGGGCACCCGGGGAACGATGCCCGGGGGACGCGGGGTGCGCGACGCGGCCACGCCTGGAGGCGCCGCGGCCGGGGCCACGGGCGGGACTCCAGGAGCGCCGAAGAGCGAGTCGAGCGCGGACGCCGCTCCCGGACTCGCGGGCTTCATCCCAGGCGGAGCCGTCTTGTTGAAGGACACCGGGGGCACGGACACGGGTGGCGCGGCCCGAGGGACCTCCACCGGCGTGCCCGCCCGGGCGACCGCGGGAGGCCGGACGGGCGGAGCCGCCTCGGCGGAAGGCGCACCCGGGTCGAGTGCGGCGGAGGGAGCGCCCTCGCGCACGACCCGAAAGGTATGCTGACATTTGGTGCAGCGGACCTTGACCCCCTTCTCGGTCACCTTCTCGTCGGGGATCTTGAACCGCGTCTGACACCGCTCACAGTTGACAATCATTCAGGGGGCTCGGCCGGTCCCGGAGTATAGGCGCAGGTCAACACCATCGCGAGCTTGCCTTCGCATGGCTTGCCCGCCCCCCCGCCCTCTTGCTACAGGCAGCCCTTCCACAGCCGCATGCGCGAGCGCCCCTAATGTGGCGGAGACAATGACATGAGCGAGCCAGAGCAGGCAGGCGTGCCCGGTCCAGCCAAGGACCCCAAGGTCATCAAGCGGTACACCAACCGCAAGCTCTACGACACCGTCGAGAGCCGGTACGTCACCCTTGACGAGATCGCCGCGATGATCAAGGACGGCGTCGAGGTCCAGATCGTCGACAACAAGACAAAGGAGGACCTCACCTCGGTCACGCTCGCGCAGATCATCTTCGAGGAGGAGAAGAAGCGGAACCGGATGCCCCTCACGGTGCTCCGGGAGATCATCCGGCATCCGGGTGACTCGCTGACGGACTTCATCCAGAAGGCCGTGACTCCGCGAGTCGTGTCCATCCGCGAGGAGGCCGAGTCCCGGCTGGACAAGCTGCTGCGGCGCGAGGACAAGCGCGAGGACGGCAGCGAGGCGCCCGCCGCTCCCGTCGAGGGCGAGGCCAGCGCCGAGGACGCCAACGCCGCGGGCGGAGGCGGTGCGGCGGAGCTGCTCAAGGCGAGCCAGCGTGCCCTCGAGGAGTGGCAGCGCCGGGTCGACGATCGCGTGAAGCAGGTGGTCGAGAACCTCGCGGGCAACCTGCCGGCGCTCGGCCGCGACATGCAGACGCTCACCCAGCGCCTCGAGGACCTCGAGAAGAAGCTGGACGCGCTGGACAAGAAGAACAGCGGCTCCGAGCAGGCCTGAGCCGCCGCGTCCCGCCCCCGCGCCCGGGAAAGGCACGGGGGCGGCGGACCCCGGTTAGAGGGCCTCGAGCCGGAACTGCTGGCAGTCGTTGTTGGTGGCCCACGTCCACTGCTGCAGCCGGGCGCCGTCACCCACCCCGCTCTTGGTGCAGTCCGCCACGTCGAGCACCTTGCCGCTGTGGCGCGCCTCCAGCTTGTAGTAGCCGTTGCCGGTGGACACGGCCTTGAACTGCTGGTTGCTGCCGTTCGCCCAGTCCCACTGATGCACGGTGCCGCCGTCGGCCGTGCTCACGCTCGCGACGTCCAGCACCTTGCCGTTGTAGCGGGAGACGAGCCGCGAGTAGCCGCTGTCCGTGGCCTCCATCGTCCACTGCTGGCTGGAGCCGGTGTGGCACGCCCACTGGTGGATGCCCGTGCCGTTGTTGGAATCCGGGCCGATGATGTCCACGCACTTGTTGGACCACTTGTTCACCAGCCGGTAGGTCGGGCTCGTGGTGCCGCCGCCCGTGGTG from Melittangium boletus DSM 14713 includes the following:
- a CDS encoding glutamate--cysteine ligase gives rise to the protein MSLDLKRTASEAITSPDVLLAGFRSAEKPRAQHRLGLEHEKFVYPVKGARAVPYEGPSGIGALLEKLTPGGYEPFRETPSSPVIALQKGMLTISLEPGGQFELSGSPFVTAREAHAENLAHLAEVKAAAASLGLQLVALGYRPFGLTDDVSWMPKSRYGAMRQSLPERGALAHHMMLMTSTGQVSLDWEDEADCVRKTVLIARLTPLLISLYANSPLRNGKPSGYLSFRSRVWDEVDPTRCGYLPSFFDGSFSYQSYVNWALDAPILFLRRHGEYLRPKMTFRRFIQEGFEGVPADLTDWTDHLSTLFPEVRLKKIVEVRGADCVSAEMTGALAALWRGLLYDRTALDEAGRLLPALSLADHLAFHDTARREGLAGRLGNQELHRLAGEMVAIARRGLERLDAADAPLLDVLAEVAASKKSPGQRVLEQWEKDPNPETLLARCAL
- a CDS encoding MXAN_5808 family serine peptidase; the protein is MPRIFRRITAVAVLLGAWALVGGNRAPMPLTLGVAEAGQTATDTSSDTGEKKNELSSLRVFTKVILYVKENYVDPKRVRPKEMMIAALEYVEKSVPEVLVDGNAETGKLNVNVNGKPREFDIGHVDSLWKMSFTLKDVFDFIGKNMRSTDGKRALEDTRDIEYAAVNGMLSTLDPHSVLLRPEVYREMKLSTKGEFGGLGFVIQMREGNLTVMKVLPKTPAHRAGIMKDDQIKKIGEESTVSMDLNEAVSKLRGPVDSRITITVERKGWDKPRAMTLARGMISIDSVQSKLLAGNVGYVRLKNFQGNTTRDLQAALAEMRKQTESKGGLKGVVLDMRGNPGGLLEQAIQVSDTFVSEGTIVSTVGLSDKLREEKRAHADPGEESYPVAVLVNAGSASASEIVAGALKNLDRAVIIGRQTFGKGSVQVLYDFPDDSALKLTIAKYLTPGDVSIQEVGIVPDIELVPSAVTDERVVVFAPRKTIGEADLDQHFGNPNSDSVAKKREDVLGREKPLETVRYLKVDQKDLQAIAKKQEDAAKAPATAVKEDPKQHAGSHLLDVNSVGSSEELDDQLDAESQDDVKEDFEVQFARDYVLQVPYTNRRQMLQKGKAFVEKKMAEEQQRIDAAISALGVDWSAGPTPKDVKLAATFSPGQDQKIAAGETFDMAVTAENKGSETLKRVRAWTESENYYLDRREFLIGSLAPGEKKTWKVKVRLPKDLVSRRDDVTVKLLDDNGPLPGTVVSELSFTELPRPAFAFNWQVVDDCATCNRDGIAQRGEDVSLVLDVTNTGKGKALDSFAQIKNVGEPNIFIEKGRFKIGEIGPGETKTARFQLAVKKGLKDDHFPLKLTIIDEPLEEFAVEKLDLPVSDTAPVKLDAKKGLVKVAEKAELLAEPRADAPVIARLPRPATMNIEAANKGFYRVELDKDRFAFVRAQEAHETRGKPNTAQDLTYQARRSPPEIKLDVDPGQGGLVATGDRYTLSGEVDDAQGLLDMYILVNDQKVYFQAVDTTKAKANAPQRLKFSTDFALKEGNNSVLVVARESTDFASRRTLVIRRRPAEVAQKLSAPAQASKPMKSATP
- a CDS encoding EI24 domain-containing protein, with amino-acid sequence MTAPSPVPPFSARSSPSDFFQGVGLIFRAWGLIFRTPRLLRLSALCALVTLVSLVGLGMLLWTQLPDWLGAVWSRPEPWWGRAVWTLVLVILGVVGFVVGANVGLPLVLAPLQDPLSEITEELCGNYASPSFRAGAFLRGLAVSLAHTLARLCFFLVGLAVLLPLNLIPGVGNVVWVVLSMVWTMLWLAGEHLAAPMTRHLYPFAQVRQTLRQRWPLCLGFGAGVHVLLWVPILNSFFLPVAVVGGTLLYRGLLAVGSVPPAPDGK
- a CDS encoding zinc-ribbon domain-containing protein, which codes for MIVNCERCQTRFKIPDEKVTEKGVKVRCTKCQHTFRVVREGAPSAALDPGAPSAEAAPPVRPPAVARAGTPVEVPRAAPPVSVPPVSFNKTAPPGMKPASPGAASALDSLFGAPGVPPVAPAAAPPGVAASRTPRPPGIVPRVPAHLESPRTPATIDLDPLMEFMGEAPASPAEALQQSAKSPVPHAPVGALALGGVQEPARPLTPALSLSFDESNPFATVEEAPKPAPRPVPVPKPAAPAPARTPVPTAPRSAAPASVAPVAPVRVPAPVPKPAAPAPAPVRSAPPAPAPVPQRASAPLAFEPAPAAFDAADPFSLPPDDAPAPARAVGGAPAAFASEDPFSLPPAPAPVYEEMEGLEGNNPFVSFEPPPAPAPVPKPAPAPRPAPAPPPPAPPAPVARSAAPLPVPVPAEVAAFDDNPFAAFDPTASLPPPEPAQAMPSGIPDWGAPQQAAPSGIPDWGAPQQAAPSGIPDWGAPASAAPGGAAPSPFPDFREGDAAAPSREILPDLPPAVPAPPAAPPPVIAAPVVKKDGGERTGSRLVQRLATAAVQLVVVAVLVVSLVAVGLASMNEGRVELSDLTPERLREVVSPTRPLVAKEMSNGLYETQGAQPLFFVRGEVENRGTSPMRVAVTVSLYDGTQRVKSAEGLAGSVPNPEEFNAVRSTEDAEALRSRLDAASKEVAPGARVPFVVFFHEYPPDLANFRLEVTLTPRDGATAAGGPQEGIVGDAQP
- a CDS encoding glycerophosphodiester phosphodiesterase — protein: MLLLAHRGASADAPENTLDAFQEAVAQGADGVELDAMVCGSGEVVVCHDDFLDRLAGLPWEVRTTPWWKLQRADVGSRLGFAPARIPLLEDVLDALPAHFLVNIELKCDHFEDGGLAHKVARLVEDRQLADRVVISSFNPLCLFRMAAAAPSLRRGFLIDPDKRWGIQAHAVTPLVSSHSVHPFHEQCTPERVEGWLHRGLRVAVWTVDDAQRARELREMGVSYLITNTPRALREALL
- a CDS encoding twin-arginine translocase TatA/TatE family subunit, with translation MLGLRPGELLFIGFILVVVFSAARMGQLGNAVGRFVYSFKKASKGGDLVDAKTLPRARRGQDVTDADYTDPGSKRS
- a CDS encoding outer membrane beta-barrel protein → MKARSWMGGLALVTLCTASAAVAAVDASRMAGRLNYEEDRTKVGVDVRLGVGGLMGDAGDRTKAGPLVGVAAGAQPWRNLGIEAGVEGQRMAIDDGRIGTGEAMYRYNLGLLAKAGPLIAQEKLRPYVGAGAGVSYLNATSGAESLYRNDFVTEVPIAAGLDYRFSDTVFAGARASYRVLFGEEFANAANALTTGDSNGNLLNITATLGGRF